gttcatgagcgtacCCCTCCCCCCGTTCATAAAGTCAAGTACCCCTCAAAAGGTCCGgttcatttcattttaaggatgcgcaccaagcaacatctccaggtgctcctttgagaatcAGGGCAAAAAGGTGATGTGCACCCCtggctatataaatacatttgaattgaattaaATAAAGCAAGAAACAGAGAGTACAATAAATGGGTCAAAATTATAAAAGCATTACCTCTGTAGGAATCAGAGTTAAAGAGCCTCTTTTGACTTCTTGACGTTGAAGACAAGACGCTGTCCTCTCCTCTCGCCCCACTTTGCTGgagcctcctcttcttcttcggcTGGAGCTCCCCCAGATCATCCTCCAGCCACTCATCAGCGAGATACTCCTCTTCAGGAACCAGGGCTGATTTGCTGCTGGAGGAAACAGCTGGCGTGCTGGAGAACTGAGGCTGCGACAGACCTTGGAGGAGAGTTTTGGAGCTGCCAAGGCCTCTGATGGCACTGTGGTACTCATCTCGCTGAAAAACAAACGGCGCGGGAGCCTCTCTGACAGTTTCTCGGCCCGAGATGGGGATCGGGTTGGCTTCCTTGTTTGCGGGGACTTCCTTTTGACTCGGGGCTGCTGGGAAACTGTGTCGAGGGCGGACGCCACGGAGAGGACTTACCGCACGTTCAGAGTCGCTGTCGTCTGAGGAGCTGAAGTTATTCTGTTGGAaacatataaagtatataaattaaCTTAAATAATCAAAAGGAAAAAAACGCACTTCAGAATTTTACTTATGCAGCAGCACTTACAACGATATTGCTTGTTTGAAGTAAATATGTCAGCACTGTTGTTGTCCTTAGTTTGAATCTTTATGGTTTAttacacttattgtaagtcgctttggataaaagcgttagCTAAATGCTAGGTAATGTAAAGTAACTTCACTATAGCCTATATACAAATCACATTCGGTAATTGTACATCCAAAGAATTCAATTTCAGTGACAGGGTTTCTGCAGGGGCAAATTCAAGACTTTTTCAGACCTAACTAGCATGGTATGACATTTAATACCTGTTTCACTGTATGAAGGGATGATGGAAACCAAAAGGTATTATACTGTATGGTCAAGAAGGATTTCTTATTACTTCACATTATGTTCAGTACATTATTGCTGCGTAGTACTTTAATAACGAGATAAAGACCCATATAAGCAGCATACAAATGTACGGAAAGATTTacctgcatttaaaaattatttcacatttgggattttattgaAATCAATCCATTAATTTTGAGCTTCCTAGCTACTGCGGCTAGGAGTAGCATCAGTGTTGGCCTCAAGATTAAAAGGCCTCCTGCAACTGTTGCAACTTTTAGTTAATAGGTGTATAAGTCTCCCGGCAGCTCACAATCAGAAACAAAAACAGGATTAATTATTTGAATCTACAAATAAATGAGCATTACCCCATACAGAACAGCAGCCTCTGTTCCTCTGGCTCTGTGGCGCCGGGTTGAGCCGTTGCTCTGCCACCGTTTGGGGCTAGCAGGTGCTGCCGTCACCTCAGAGTTCCTGTTTGTTCTGGGCCGGCTTTGGCTGgaaggacccccccccccagagggACAGCCTCCTGCAGAGGAGGACAGCGGTTCTGAGTTCTCAGCATCAAACAGCTGGCTGTCCTGCAGGGCATCGAAAGGCTGGGCTGGGGCCGGAGCAGCAGCCACTGTGTGAGGCAGATAAGTGATGTGTGAAAGGATACTTAAAAGGCAAAGCGAGGATAAACTGTGGCGAGATGTAAAGGCCTCACCTCCGCCTGAAAGAGCCTTCCTCAGCAGTCTCTCTGTCGCCATGCACTCCTGCTTGGTGTCCTGGTCCAACTCCCTGCTGTACGTCCTCTGCCAGTGACGCAGGGTGTCCATGGGGGAGTCGCCCTGACAAAGGATAGAGAAAGCATGATTATGATAATGAAGCGATCCcatggacctccatgggaccttattttggaaaaatcatgtattgaagtcaatggagagagaaagattatcttttgatcccgtttgaattgtgcaacgaattacacatatgatgtttgacaatttaaaagataattttgcaagtcaaaaaaataaaaatgtgtcgtaaaactgtgaagtaacacatttttttgtgtgaagcgctcaatgaactacaactctggtcttgcatacgtcaccaacaccaagatggccgtcacgttagcacattttccctctttctttcagaatgaagtgaaaagtattaaaagaggtgaaaatcactacaagtctggccatgttgagagctgtacatacacacaaggggagttagtcggttctgttagagccagcatgcgggaccggctttacaaagTTTCAGTGAGTAAcacgagtgtaatgtgtaacgttaatgtacgcgactctgggatttgtagtctttctagttgcgtatttttcatagtcttatatttcaacagttttaagacaaactgtgactttttttaaatggaaatgattttttaagattgacaaacattatatgtgtaattcgtggcacaattcaaacgggatcgaaagataagttttctctctccattgacttcaatacatcatttttcagaaataaggtcccatggggcggaagtagatgcgcgtgacttcgccactttATTGAGAGATCTAGTCTGACATTTTTCTTGCATCACAACAACTCCATTTGCATCATCAACAAAGACCAAAATGTAAGACTGGTAACAAGGATCAAACAGCCTCTTATTTTTGACGAAGAATTTGTATTACTTGAACAGAAATGTTGTTTAGGTAGGATACATATTTAGTTTTTATGGATATTATTAAACGTATAACTGAATTATGggtatttaaaggtggggtaggtaattttggagaaaccagctcgagtgcgctagaatttgaaaatacacagccggaaaaaatctgccacttccttacagagcccctcctccaacacacacgaacgcgcacatgaccaatgagggcacgagataagtttgtgcacagatggaaggctgacaggcaggtaggccatccagttactttagctgggccggctaaaatgattggtcgtgctttttacagtacgacggcttccacagatgacatttttttatggattttttgtcaaagcacttaagatattcattgctatcgggatgttaagagcattccatggaatataacaaaaagtgtatctcgagccggtttctcaaacttacctaccccacctttaaatcatgtccatgaatgaaaaaaaaaaggaaacgtAATTTAAGTTAAAGGGACTTATATGGATGAAagaaaaaatgtattaattgtGAAAAAGAAACAGGAAACATGAAATTGAAACATATTCATTTCATCCATGAGATAAGACCCAAATGTGTATTGCCATTTtatttaaactaaataacacaCATTGCATTTAAAATCCAGATTTGTGTGAGTTTCATCAGCCGGTGTATTTAAAAGAGTTTCAGAAAGCGGACCTATTTAACATTCAGAAGCATATATTAAGGGTTGTTTGAAACTGTTAAATAACATTTTGATAGTACTAATACAAGTATGAAATTGCTTCCTGAAGATTATCACTGTCTATTACTGAACCAGATCTTGTAATGAATAAAAGGCTaaaatgccacacacacacacaccttggagTTGCGCTGGGTGACAGAAGCCCCTCGCTCCACCAACAGTCTTCCAACTCTTAGACTTCCACAAGCGAGCGCATCATGGAGAGGGGTCACCCCCTCACATAGGGGTCCGCCAGGATCATTCACGTTAGCGCCGTGCTCCAGAAGCAAGGCTACAATGTCTGCATGAGAGAAAGAAGACACTTTATTTTTCCTACTTTTACAAAAACAACTTTTAACAAAGGTCGAACACAGTTAAATAAGATCAGTTACCATAGTGACCGTGGTTGGAGGCCTCATGAAGGGGAGTCCAGCCACAATAGTCTCTGGGGTTCACCGGGTGACCCTGACATAAcgaaaaacaaaacattgtaaattattaaaaatccaggttttttttttttttttttttattcggcTACATTAACATCACTTCTTAGAAATAATTAAAGCAGAGAAAGTGAGAATATGTGTTTTTGTGTCgaatatatttaaaaatcttagtatcaaacagatattttaatgttaacaagtGGATTTTATTTCTCAATCATCTTTTCttaattgttttcttttttggcCACATGAAATTACTTtaaactagggctgctcgattatggcaaaaatcataatctcgattatttgggtcaataattgatatcaggattattaaaaacgattatccatttactttgaaaacatccgtttattgaaaaaaaaaacgtttgaacagtatatttttaacagttgattaccctgaactttaaaggtggggtaggtaagtttgagaaaccggctcgagatacactttttgttatattccatggaatgctcttcacaccccgacagcaatgaatatcttaagtgctttgacaaaaaatccattaaaaaatgtcatctgtggaagccgtagtactgtaaaaagcacgaccaatcattttagccggcccggctaaagtaactggatggcctacctgcctgtcagccttccatctgtgcacaaacttatctcgtgccctcattggtcatgtgcgtgtttgagtgtgttggaggaggggctctgtaaggaagtctgaaggaagtagcagatttttccggctgtgtattttctaattctagcgcactcgagctggtttctccaaaattacctaccccacctttaattataattcaactgaaaaaccaatacaaaaaattaattaaaaataaataaacaaataatcattttatttcgattatgttgttttcataatcgttgcaatccaaaatcgtaattgcgattaaaatacgattaattgagcagccctacttaaaacacattttataaaTGTTGTTTTCCCCACCTGTTCCATCAGATACTGGGCCTGCTTCAGGTTACCGTCTATACACGCTCTGTGCAGAGACGTCTCGCCCTTTTCGTTCCTCTTGTTCCACTAAAATAAATATGAAGCAAAGCTGAAAGTAAGACACTGAAGACACAAAATAAAAAGATTAGATTAATGCTTTTGTAGAGAGACACATGATACACAACTCACCCTTCCTGCCTTTCTCCTTCCTGACACCATCTTGTCATATCCCTCCAAATCATCATCTAGATCGTAATATAAtacaaacataaaataacttggATTAAAATCCATTTGTCTAGAAATGTCAGGGACCCAGGAAGCTAGTGTTACCTGATTCTGAGAGATTGACATCGCTGTCCTCCAGTGGCTCACTGTTgtccatctcctcctcttcatcctcctcacCATCACTCCCATCTGGGCTCCAGCCCTCCGCAGCACAGAGCTCCTGCAGCCTGGCCTCAGTGTCCTCAGCCTGAGAGGAGCCGCATCGCCTGTGGGACGCCAGCCAGAGCCTCAACACACGTTTCTACAGAGAGGAAAAATCATTGATCATACACAGAATCTGCCTTTAGACTCTTCACAGTCAAAGTATTATTCTTAatgtggacctatcatgctatatttgaataatatattgtagggccatacctatataaagtatatgaatatagtttttttttcaaaataccaaacagatcctgcattttagtgaaatgcctcatttcgctctatttgctctttccagccacttacaggcctggcatatgtactacagcgtctccagcgctttcgagcggcaatggccggccgtggcccaacctctcattcccctgataggtggagagttggccatataggcggagctcctcgttcctgacgtcagagaattttcaaatctgtatcagatccgttgcagccccgtttttagagatttgggtatggaggaaaagagagagggttgtgttttctgacacttggtgagttccctgacacaccggggacacatattcatgtataaaagacgtacaaaagtgcatttagcatgataggtcccctttaagcaaAGTACAAGGATTTGCAGCTATTTGAAGAAGTGGGTTATGtatgatggatagatagatgtgctgtgttgtttaaaaattgggaaattatttttgttatagcaGCAGCAGGTTATCAAGACGTTGCACATGAgttaatacattaaataaaacaattaaatatataaatattaatacaaaataatgaaTATATAATAATGAAATATGTATATCTATACAGTATGTACAAAATACACAGTATAACATAGAAAGAAATAAGTGTGAATACACTAGATTAAATGAGTACTGCTAAAGTATATTCCCGCTCACCTGCAGTCTGGCCTGAGCAGACTGGTCAGCGAGGCGTGAGGCTGAACTGTAGCTGCTGTCCGTTTCCTCCGACGCACAGCCGCTCTCCTCCTGAGCCGCAGCGATGTTCAGCCAAGTGCTACACTCCTGAGTCAGAAACAAACATGTGATTAAAATACATGCAAGATTCAATTACATACAAGATTTATATTTTCCATTATGTCAAATCGTTTGACAGTCTAAAGTAATACTTCGCATCAATTATTAAGAAGGTCTTCTCCAACAATCTTGTAGGTGATTCAGCTGGTGATTGTGTATATACTTAAACCAAAAtactatatattatacacaataTTTATGCATGACTTACCTGTTTCCATAGACCAAAATACAGGGGTTGTACAGCTTTTTAAGGGTGATTTTTCAATATGTAATAAAACGTCATTTTCCACCTCCTTGAAGCCTTTATCATCACATctaaattattatttaaaaggCCCTTTTGAAAAATAGAGTTGACATAATTACATCATACACACAGCAATCAATGTATATTGACACTACGTTTTTTTAACCAGATGTTCTTATTAACTTTGATAATAAGCGCTTAGCTAGCGAAGAGACACTGGAAGGCTGCGAATCGTTATGACGACAGGAAGTTTTTATTCTAAATATTCAAtgagcaaaataaagcaaaaaatATTTCCTAACCTGAAAACAATATGGTTAAAATTAAGCATTTTCAAGCATGCAAGACTTTGTATTAACCCTGCAGATTATATCGTAAGGACCATAGAATGGCCCTTTTAAAAAAAGAGGATAAAGTAAAGTGAGATATATGTAGTGTACAGTACCTCAGTGGGGCTGCCCTGCCGTAGAGCCAGCTCCCTCCTGCAGTGCTCCACCGCCCTGCTGTGCTGTCTCAGGTCAGTGCAGGTCGCAGCCAGAGACACGTGGATCACAGCCAGCTCCCTGGCAGGCTTTCCCAATGCCTCAGCACCCTTTAGCTGCACCACACAGACAACAAcgatgacattaataattgtgtcATGTGAAAAAACTCAAACTGGAGAGGAGTTTAAAACGTGGCAAATATTGGGTGCTGAAGTGAACATTAAAACCTTCTTCACCTGAGCTTGATATGCATCCAGAGCTTTGCTGTAGCAGCCAACCTTGCAGTAAAGGTCCCCCAGCTGCTCTGCCAGCCCCACGGCCTGATGGGAGCTGAGTTTGTTGCCCTGATCCTCCCCCAACTCTTCCTCCAGTTTACAGCCCTGGTCCGCTAGAAATTGGGAAAAAAATTACACCATCAACTCAGAGATCATTTCAaatttagttaaaaaaaaataagccatgttgATTAAATAAAGTAGCTCCATTACCATATTTGAACGCTTTCTTCACCGCCAGCCTGTCCAGTGGCTGCTGAGAACCCAGAAGGAGAGCTTTCTTCAGAGATCGTCGAGCTGCTACAAAATCACCCAGAGACAGCTGCACCTGTGGATTCATGTCATGGAGAGGCACTCAATACAATATGCACAGCAACAAAGTAAATTACATTTTGCTATTCTCAAGAATAAGTCTGTACCTTGCCGATGCAGTTAAAGCACTCGCTCTCACTAAACTTGTCCTTGATCTTCCTGGCGCACTCTTTGGCCTGTTCAAGGCAGCGCACAGAATTAGAGTGTTGACCGTGACGGAAGTAAATGTTGCCCAGGTTGAAGTTGGCACGGTAGAGATCCTCCAGCAGCTGACTCTTCCTGTACAGGACGAAAAGGGAGATAGCAACATGACCAACATTTTATGATAATATTTGATATACAACGCACATTTGCCTACTCTGTGTTCTTACTCTGCAATGAAGACACTTCGTCGGATAAACTCGCTGCAACGTTTGGGCTCCCCTAGATGATCACAGACCAGCCCAAGATTGAGGAAGAGACGTGCCTTCATCTCACTAATCTCTCGCTGTGGCACAGTCCCTGGAGGTAAGACATAAGGAAAATGtaagaacaaacaaactaaataaaaacgATATTCATTAATAAAATGCTGCATGAATACAGTGGGGATACAAACGGTGCCTACCTTCTAGACGGTCGTCCACAATGGACAGGCTCTTCCTGAAAGCCTCCTCTGCCTGCTCCAAACTGCCCCTCGATTGGTCCGATTCATAACGGAAGAGGTAGGTTCGACCAATAGTGGCCAGCGCCCTCTGCTCCTCAGCATGATCTCTGACAGAGCGAGCCAGGTCCAGGTGACATCGCTGGTGCTGAAGAAGAATATACATACATCTCCTTTACATGTTTTACTAACCCTGAATAGTTTTAATATGAGTCTGAATGATGTCTGCTACATTTGGATCATTTTGGTACTGAATAAAAGGGTTTCAATGGGTTTTAATGGCCACAGAAGTATTTTATCCGTCATTTTGAACAAAGCAGATCACTTTACTCACTTTCAAAGCAGCCTCAATGTTTCCCATCTCAGCGTAGCACTCTCCTATCTTGCGATTGGCCACAGCTCGTCCAATCACATCGTTCACCACCTCAGAGAGGGATAACTCCTGCTGGTGCTCGCTAATAGCAGCCTCATAATCACCTGAGATATACAAAAAATAGGAAGAAGAATAGATAAGTGAATTTAAAATATGAGACAGTTATCAAGAAacattattataaataaaaatacttttttgTGATAATTGCAAAGAGACAAAAAGATATGTAGTCTTGCAGGAACAAGGACTATTAAGGAAGAGAGCGGGAGTCCTTTTTTTGAAGGACAATTTGATTGATTAATCAATGTTACATTAAAAAGGGGTGTAATCAATGATAAGGCAGTCACAGAAAATAAAACGTTGCTTCTAATGAATGCAGAGATGGTGGCTCCATATTTTTGTACGTTTCAAAGTGTACAAGTATGAGTAATTCTGTATAATCTGCATTCTATACCATGTACATTAAGTGCATTTACCATTTATATAGTACACTGCTATCAATTCTATTGGAAAACCTCTGATCTGTTGTCTTCTATACGTCTATGTTATTCCCTTATGTCATATGATAAAAGCAATCTGCACACAATCCTTTTACAGGCAGTCTATTCAATATTGTTAATAGTATGAACCACTTACCAtttctggacagtagttctccCAGCTGATTGCAGATGTTTGCTTCCTCTCTAATGTTGTTGCTGTTTTGCACTTTGCTTTTGGCTTTCTGCAGCTCTGCATTGGGATCGCACATATCAACATTGTAAACAATCATAACAAACTTAGTTAACACACCCATTTCAACGTACAAACAGCGTATGAATGAATAGATCCTTACGTTTTATCTCCCGCAAAGAGCTCATCTTGATCCAGCCCTGGGGTAGAAGCTAAATTAGCTAAAATACAGCTGTAAGTAAATGACAACACAGCGCGCTTCACTTTAGCTTAGCGCTAAACACATCTGCCAGactataaataaactaaacaaacCACTTTATAACTTGATGTTCACCAATACGCCTCTGTGCTTGTCTACTAATGTCCTCGTCGTCATTTACGTATGCGATCCTGTTTAATATATCACCAATTAGCGCTACATAGCAGTCATTTCAGTAAACATATTCTGCTCTAGTTTTCAGTAACTTCTTTACATTGCCCCGCCAGTACTGCGCCAGCCAATCACCTCACTGCATCCAGTAAAGTATAATAACCCTGATTAAAGCCTTTCAGGCACAAATCCCGTCTCACTCACTGGGATTAAAAAATCGTGTGTCCCGCCCTTACTCAACCCTGATACTTTTCTGAAACCGAAGATTTAAACCCAATGGATGCAATTTGTTGACGTTTCCTTAGACGATTTATAGCATGAGAACAGTGTGCCTGCCTCCTGTCTGAAAGACGATACTCAGGGCAAAAAGTAAATCACCACCGTGCATTGGCTGACCAGAGGGTGACGATGTTCTACATAGAAACAAATTGACAGGGTGGTTTAAGAGAAACCTTGTGCGTGTTTGCTACTTTTGTACTGCTAGCGATTGTTTATGCACCCAAATCATACACACATGCTATAGTACAACTATTTAACATCTTGTGTTTGTCTTTTTAATGTAATAACAGATGCAGAAACTGAAAAACAACGCATGTTTCGTTGGTGATGGATGCATCTACACTACAGTATGTGGGCCAAGTCAAGTCAGGTCAACAAGGTAGAAAAGGTAAGAGCACTTTACAGGCTACAGAAAAACATCTATGGGTAAGAGTCCCTTTAGTTCCTGAATAAGTTTTGAAGGAAATTATCACTAAATTCTATGTGACATTGACATGTTGAGGAATATTTTACTTTTGTTGGTTTCTGttgtttttttgaaaaaaatgtaaagGTAATAGGGAAATGTAGGTACCCAAATCCTGCCAGGGCAATACAAAGAAAAAGTTTTAAAGAATTGGACATAGCATTAACTACcttatattaaaaataatagGATAAGTATACAGATAACGTAGTATCTTATGTCACAAATCAATTGATAAATAAGAGCCAATATTATTGCCATATTTTAGTTTAACACATGTTTATACGTCTATAAATCTGAATGTAAGATGTATACATTTATAAGTATACAGCACATATTTTCTAAGCAGAAACAGCAAAGCAAAGACAAgttaatttctt
The sequence above is drawn from the Pseudochaenichthys georgianus chromosome 22, fPseGeo1.2, whole genome shotgun sequence genome and encodes:
- the tonsl gene encoding tonsoku-like protein — protein: MSSLREIKQLQKAKSKVQNSNNIREEANICNQLGELLSRNGDYEAAISEHQQELSLSEVVNDVIGRAVANRKIGECYAEMGNIEAALKHQRCHLDLARSVRDHAEEQRALATIGRTYLFRYESDQSRGSLEQAEEAFRKSLSIVDDRLEGTVPQREISEMKARLFLNLGLVCDHLGEPKRCSEFIRRSVFIAEKSQLLEDLYRANFNLGNIYFRHGQHSNSVRCLEQAKECARKIKDKFSESECFNCIGKVQLSLGDFVAARRSLKKALLLGSQQPLDRLAVKKAFKYADQGCKLEEELGEDQGNKLSSHQAVGLAEQLGDLYCKVGCYSKALDAYQAQLKGAEALGKPARELAVIHVSLAATCTDLRQHSRAVEHCRRELALRQGSPTEECSTWLNIAAAQEESGCASEETDSSYSSASRLADQSAQARLQKRVLRLWLASHRRCGSSQAEDTEARLQELCAAEGWSPDGSDGEEDEEEEMDNSEPLEDSDVNLSESDDDLEGYDKMVSGRRKAGRWNKRNEKGETSLHRACIDGNLKQAQYLMEQGHPVNPRDYCGWTPLHEASNHGHYDIVALLLEHGANVNDPGGPLCEGVTPLHDALACGSLRVGRLLVERGASVTQRNSKGDSPMDTLRHWQRTYSRELDQDTKQECMATERLLRKALSGGVAAAPAPAQPFDALQDSQLFDAENSEPLSSSAGGCPSGGGGPSSQSRPRTNRNSEVTAAPASPKRWQSNGSTRRHRARGTEAAVLYGNNFSSSDDSDSERAVSPLRGVRPRHSFPAAPSQKEVPANKEANPIPISGRETVREAPAPFVFQRDEYHSAIRGLGSSKTLLQGLSQPQFSSTPAVSSSSKSALVPEEEYLADEWLEDDLGELQPKKKRRLQQSGARGEDSVLSSTSRSQKRLFNSDSYRDYSVPSSSSRGLSLKRNGSQKPQQVKMTQMPGMVRLGRREVNRSHSPTVTDDEDMRPETPPPPHIHMHMQPPTHTLAAPMPTSMPPPIRMRVRVQEDVFLIPVPQSEADSCTVSWLCEQAAQRYYQKCGLLPRLSLQKEGALLCPQDLLLAVLHTNEEVLAEACSWDLPPLPERYKKACNSLAVEENRRVTRLCEVQDGSSSVSVCGLSLAPPSLKPLLRALKLQATLTELRISGNRLHDNLLPELVATTITMPRLRLLDISANGITGEGLEKAVNALKGQCHPAFPCLEELDLSLNQLGDGVSESLSCLLSCCPLLARLSLQGCGLTARFLQQHRLLLANALSGTGHLKSVCLSHNALGSTGFELVLKTLPLHSLTHLDLSAVRRGPADSPALEPLAKILSQEECSLTHLSLAANGLTDSSVATLARCLPSCPTLVNLNLSGNPSVTSAGLNNILISLREACRPLNLLNLQGCEVCGPWDTAGLDGLSELVQDLRLCTQGLNKLDRQALKQSWDSSRSPGRFIDRNSRCLLSTPASS